The following coding sequences are from one Nicotiana tomentosiformis chromosome 3, ASM39032v3, whole genome shotgun sequence window:
- the LOC104112982 gene encoding uncharacterized protein — protein sequence MTSNIAESLNAVTRDARELPIVELLEYMRILLERWTNKKLLKANGTFTYLGKKYNKELEDNMTLSQKLRVRVSIDHIHTVIDGVKRYIVCLENKRCSCGQFQLDELPCAHALAVLRHRNASYENYYSPYYTRERLLHTYEIPA from the exons ATGACATCAAACATTGCAGAGTCATTGAATGCGGTAACAAGAGATGCAAGAGAGTTGCCGATAGTAGAACTATTAGAGTACATGAGGATTCTTCTTGAACGTTGGACCAATAAAAAGTTATTGAAAGCAAATGGTACATTCACATACCTTGggaaaaaatacaacaaagagtTGGAGGACAACATGACATTATCGCAGAAACTGAGA GTGAGGGTTTCAATAGATCACATCCATACAGTGATAGATGGTGTGAAGCGCTATATTGTCTGTCTTGAAAACAAGAGATGTAGTTGTGGACAATTCCAGCTTGATGAACTTCCTTGTGCACATGCTTTGGCGGTTTTAAGGCACAGGAATGCGTCTTATGAAAACTATTATTCTCCTTATTACACGAGGGAGAGACTCTTACATACTTATGAAATACCAGCCTGA